In Leguminivora glycinivorella isolate SPB_JAAS2020 chromosome 19, LegGlyc_1.1, whole genome shotgun sequence, a single genomic region encodes these proteins:
- the LOC125236828 gene encoding retinol dehydrogenase 12-like, with the protein MWYFYLGAFFVFLKIYNRLTSGICYSDTVMTGKVVIVTGANSGIGFQTAMEIAKRGAKVILACRDDVKGKRAEASIKKVSKNILVRYEYLDLSSLASIRRFVEEFKQNEAKLDVLINNAGASGMGSKKTADGIVRDMQVNHFGPFLLTILLVPWLKKGAPSRIVNVSSYFHRFGTIKDINEEGKYSFYRIYANSKLCNVLFSNELARRLEDTDVAVNSLNPGQVNTSFYKNAKFLEKLRSMVLFTFFKSPWEGAQTSIFLAISDDCDFMTGRYFMDCEESKMSFKATDEEDAMRLWKMSEETSQVEAGGSYLR; encoded by the coding sequence ATGTGGTACTTCTACTTGGGCGCATTCTTCGTGTTTTTAAAGATCTATAATAGATTAACTTCGGGAATATGCTACTCAGACACTGTGATGACGGGGAAGGTGGTGATAGTGACTGGTGCGAACAGTGGTATAGGGTTCCAGACGGCTATGGAGATAGCTAAGAGGGGCGCGAAAGTGATATTAGCCTGTAGGGACGATGTTAAAGGAAAGAGAGCTGAGGCTTCGATAAAGAAGGTTTCGAAGAATATTTTGGTTAGGTATGAATATTTGGATTTAAGCTCGTTAGCTTCTATAAGGAGATTTGTAGAGGAATTTAAACAGAATGAAGCTAAATTGGATGTTTTGATAAACAACGCTGGTGCTAGCGGTATGGGTAGTAAGAAAACTGCAGATGGAATAGTGAGAGATATGCAGGTGAATCATTTCGGACCGTTTTTGTTGACAATTCTTCTAGTGCCGTGGTTGAAGAAGGGTGCTCCGAGCAGGATTGTGAATGTGTCATCTTACTTCCATAGATTCGGGACGATTAAGGATATAAATGAAGAAGGGAAGTATAGTTTCTACAGGATTTACGCTAACAGTAAATTGTGTAACGTTCTATTCAGCAATGAACTAGCTAGAAGGCTTGAAGATACAGATGTGGCGGTGAACAGTTTGAACCCGGGGCAGGTTAACACGTCTTTCTATAAGAATGCAAAGTTTTTGGAGAAGTTGCGAAGTATGGTGCTGTTTACTTTTTTCAAGAGTCCTTGGGAAGGCGCGCAGACGAGTATTTTCCTGGCTATCTCTGATGATTGTGATTTCATGACGGGGAGGTATTTTATGGATTGTGAGGAGAGTAAGATGTCTTTCAAAGCTACTGATGAGGAGGACGCCATGAGGCTGTGGAAAATGTCTGAGGAGACTAGTCAAGTTGAGGCCGGAGGAAGCTATTTGAGGTAG